From the Sphingobacteruim zhuxiongii genome, the window TTGTTTAAATTTATGGAGCTTGCTCCCGATGATTTTCATCAAGAGCTGCTTATAAAACGAGGGCATGTTAACCATCACTCATAAGCAGCTTCTCAAAAACGCACAACAATAAACAAGGATATTTCGGAAGAATCAAACGCTGACGAACATTATCGATTTCTCAACATATCAAGCACATCATCCTAGCGTACACAACGAATATTATATTGACGATAATTCAAATTATCTGCAACCGTTGAGGTATAACCGTTATTCGTGCCAAAGTCATGTCGAAAGTAGATGGCGACTTCCCCATTCGTTTTCGATGTTTTGCTAGAGGTCCACAGGTATAGGTAGTTGGGCATTTCCAGTGCCGAAAGCGACGAGTTATACTTTCCATCGAACTTTAATTTCAAGAAATTCGTATTAGATTTATTTTTATATTTCACGTATCGGGTCGACGCATCACCAATCACGTCATATCCCAGCTCCTCAGTCGTATTCGCTTGATTCGCTAAATTCCCAAAATCGGCATCCGTAGGTAGGCGCCAGACGCCTTCTGGCTTCACTAATTTACAGGGATCATCTCCTGTACTTAACCAGTTGCTTCTCCGCTGGTTGGGAAGTAAACTCATCCAGTACCAATAATCCGAAGCAGCATAATTTTGCGTGAATTTGTCCGGATATTCCAGCAAGCCATAACTATTGAGATTCCTAAAATAATTATAACTGCAATCTTCCCGAAATTTATAACTGGCCGACGACCCATCATAGTAAAGATTCGCTTTGGACCAGGTGACACCTGCAATTGTAAATCCTCCTTCCAAAAAGTTGATAGTAGCCAATGATGTTCGGCCAATAGCAGGCGAATAACCGCAAAAATCTACCGTCTTGCTTGTCGAATTATTGATGAGTTGGCGCGAACCACCCGACTCATACTTAACGGTTAGTTCAGTCAAGTTAATGGTAAAGGCTGCATGGCTTGTATTTGGGAAAGCATGATAATATGCAACTTGCAGGCGCCCTTTCGTTTGATCTTTATCCTTCGTGAAACTCAAGGGAAGCTGCTGCAACTCCAGCCTATTTTGAGCTGCACCCATCGTTCCACGCTTTAGATCGAAGCTACCAGTTTGCACAACATAGCTTGACGCAAATTTGGCCGTCACAGAAACAATATCCGCATTTAAACCGCGGACGTCTAAGTCAATTTGCACCTTTGCAAGTTCATGTTTAAAAACAAGGTCTAAGGCCTGTTCCCCAGCGACGGCAGTAAAGTTACCCGAGGTATAGAGCAGTGGCTGATCGAACCGACTGTTTACGCTGGGGTTATTCATATCCAAGACCGTCGGAAGTACTTCAGGAGAATTGAAAGAATAGGCATACCAGCGGTAATGTACCCCCTGACTTAATGAGATTGTCGTCGACACCCCCGACACCAAATCAACCGCCTGATCAAAACGCTCCGAATTGTTCACCACGCGGTAAAGCAACATGCGGTAGGCAACGCCATTTTCTAACTTAATTAAGGACGAATAAGTTTTAATAATTTCACTCTTTTTTTCTCCAAGACTACCTTGCAGTTGCTTAGCGCTTCCCAAAGCCTCCCGTTCACTTGCCACACTTAACAGCTCCGAGTGAGCAGCAACCAGCGATTGGGACAAGCCTCGATTAACAAGACTTGGATTACTGACTTCACTTGCGCGCAGCGCACCGCCAGAAAAAACGACCGCTGTAGACTCGTAAACGTTTGATTCCATTCGTAGAATCGATAGTTCTGTCTGCTGATTATCCAGCGCATCTTGTTTCGAAGTACAGGAAAATAACATCAGCGGTACGGCCAAAAATAGGATTAAAAAGTTTCGTAGGTTTATAGTTTCCATGTTCAATAGCTTAAATCAATACCACATTTAAAAATCTAGGTTCTTCTTCACCTCTTCAACCTCCATTTCAATTACATCTGGTTGTAAGGCAGATTCCTTAGCAGGGATGATTTTTGGAGAGCTCGCAGCAAGGCAAGTTTCAAGTTCCACGACATTAATATCAATCAGAGGGGTCGAATAAGGACGCTTTTTCTTTTTCATAGCGTATTAATAATTATATTTTAGTAGATGGACATTCGTCCGTTTATATACACGTTGTAGATGGCTCCAAATAATCCTGTACACGCTCCCCTGTTTCAGGCGAATACTTCTTCAACCCATTTGGCTTTTCAATGAGCATAATGATCGAACAATATTACCAGCACTTCGCTAGCGGAAAAATGATAGGAATCACAAAAACAAATCAATTATTTAATTACAACAAACAAACTGTCCTATAGGGATATTTTTAAGAAATTTAGTGCTTTTATTTTCTAATAAATTTATTTATTGTCAACTGAACACTACAGGATTTCCCTCAATAAACTAACCAGCCTTAGTGTGTTACCAAGCGATTGTTGCAAAAATTTAGAAAAACAAGATCTTCAAGAAAAAAAGGACAGCGAAGACAACTCGACACCTAATTCTACGTGACAACAAAAATCACGGAATTAGCCCTGAAATAATTCTATGCCTGCCAGATCGATGGCGCGTCGACCAAGCCCCAATGCGAGGATCTGCAAAGTTGCCAAAAAGATCTAGGCAGCTATGCCTACTATAGCATTGACGAGCTTCAGATTAACGACGTCGATAGCTTATACATTGTGAACGAAGGTGAAAAATTAATCATCAAACCGCAGCTATCCTCTACTATGCAAAACAAAATTGATCCTTCAGATTACACTTTTGAATGGTTCATTGGTATTGAAAGCGGTACGCAGGGCATTGCCCCACGATTTTTTTCGAACACCATCAACTTAGACACCGTATTAGACCTCAGCTTGGGCGAAATTGAAATGTACCTTCGAGTGACAGATAAAAAAAGTGGAATATTTGCACTAAAGACATTTAAGCTTGCAATGACAAACCAGGGGTACGAAGGTTGGTTAGTGCTAAACGATGACGATGGCAACGCACGTATAGACATGGTCAATGTGTATAAGGGAAATAATCGGGTTTATACCGACATCATTAACGAAATGGGAGGAAACTTCGCCATCAATGGTCGTCCCATAGCGATAGTTACAGCAAGAACAAACGATGTTTATGAAGGATTCTTGAATTATGTCCTCACTAATGAAGGTGGATATGCCTTCAATTATGATAATTTCAATAGTGAAGCAACTTACGACTTCAAAAACACGCTCCCAAACACCTCATTTAACGATTTTTCCGACAGCAGACTGGAAGCTGCAGGTCCAATGTTTGAAGTCCTTCACACCAATGGATCGGTTTTCCTAAAACCTTACGCCTACGAATTTCGCCCCGCGATCAATCGAGTCAACGAACAAACCTTTCGAGCCTCACCATTTGTCGCAGCATCCGACAAGTCCTATCAACCCATATGCATCCTCTTTAATCAGGACAACAATGCTTTTTATCGATATCCTGGAACAGGAATCAACTGCTTCCCCTTACTCTTTCCGGAAATAGATACGAATCAGAAAAAACTTCTTTACATGACCTATACAAAGTACAACGGAGGTGAAGTATTCGCTGTACTACAAGACTCGATAACGCAGAAAGTATTTCTGGCGCGCATGTTATTAAGCGGGCAGTTCCTATCCTTCGATGAAATTACCGGAGAATCGATTACAAAGGCAGAGAATTTTGCCGTTAGTCCCACATTTGGCTATTTATTTTACAGCGTAAAAGGTCGATTGTATGAGTTCGATTTCTCCAATAAAAAGACGTATAAAATGCTCGACTTATCAGATAAACAAATAACGATGTTAAAGTTTCCGAAGCTACATTTAACGGGACTTAAAGATCAGTATATGCAAATGCAGTACGATTTGGCACTAGCCTCTCATGATGTAAAAGTCCCAAGAAAAAGCGGCGAATTTTCTGTTTATACGGTACCAAGTATTAATAGGCCAATTCAATTACAATCAAGCTTTCGCGGTTTCGAAAAAGTCGTTGATGTTGCCTACAAAGAGCGATTCTAAGCAACAAGTATTCAGAAAGTGAAACAGGGCTTATTTCCTGTTCAATACACAAATGAGCCCATTCAACTTAAGTCGACTTCGAGTTAAACAACAATCAACTTTTGTATATTTTCTCCATGATAATTTTAAAAATTTAACTTGGTCGTGAAAAAATTGCTGGATAGCTCTATGTACTCCCAGGGAGAAAGGTCCTAACAAAAATAGCACATAAAAACATCATTAAACGCTATGAGCATTAATAGCAGAGATAACACTTGCAAAAAACCTGCGTGCTTACTTAATCCTTGGAGTAAATGAGATGAAGGTACTGTTCGATCGATAAATTCAGAATTTGCCATCCAAAATATAACAGGTACCTATATTAAGTCGCCATAAAAACCGCTCAAACAAAGGTATCTATGAAGAATTAAATATATTAAAAAACTACGTCAAAAATCACTTTAAAACTGCGTTAAAAAGCACTTCGTAAGCGACAAGGATCAATCCTTTTATTAATGATATAAATTAATTAAATAATCCACTAGACCTTTAGCGCCAGCTAACGTTCTATCCAAAAAAAGCGGCTTCATGAAGGAAATGCCAAGTTTTACACAGATATTAACGAAATAGAACGACGGAACGACGATTAATGTGTTGACCGAGAAAAATTATTGGATTGAAATCAGTTATACAACCAATAAATATTGGGGTTCCAAACTTGACGCATCAACAACTGACCCAAAAACAGCAGCTTGCAAGCACCTTCCTCTAGTACGAAAGACAGTCGAAAATTGAAACGATGAGTAGCCGTCGCAGTATTAGTTTGATAATCAGTGTTGTCGCAATTCAATTTTTGCAATCTCAAAAAAAATGGTAGTTGTATAGAAGCTGAAAAATTCTAAAATATTGATTTCGATTCCGAAAAAAATCTCTTAATTTATGTTCACGGAGAAATTATCTTGAAAAATTTACGGCGTCAAACGCTCGAAAAACACCTCGATAAATTTATAAAATAATTTTAATAGGCGTCATGGATGGATGCATATGAGGATTTTCTATTAGAATATAACTCCGAAAAAGTACCTCTGAACATCGGTTAAACTAATAAATAAAACCTAACCATAATGTTTGTCGAGGCAACTTTTTCCCTGAACCTAAACAATTCCATACGATAAAAACAAATGATTGAGCAAATTCTGTTTAAATATTTATTCCTTACAATTACGATCAAACAAAATCCGTAATAAGATTATTTTATATACGGATAAAACGCTATTGATAAGCAAAAATTAATAAGACATATGCACAACATCTTCATCATTGTTTACATATAAACTAAAAATCTTTAAATTTAGTTTATATATATACTATAAAATTTATATATTTGTTCAACAATAATCTAGAATGAACTATCAACTTATTAAAGATGTACTTGAACTTGTTGAAGAGTTCGAAGTAAGTACAGATTCTTCTCCCCATGCTGATATTGAAAGTTTTAAACAATGGCTGGTGAAGAATACCCATTACAACTCAGTGGATGCAGATCCCAATTGGGAGGGGAAAGTAAATGGAAGAAGTAAAGAGAGTATCATAAGTACGCTAATTGTACATATGAATAGATTCGGCAAGAATTATTCGAAGGCGGCAATTCTTGGATCAGAATTTACTTCACAAGAGGATTTTATTTATTTGATAAACCTAAGAGCATTTGGAAAAATGACGAAGATGGAACTGATCAAGAAAAATGTTCATGAAAAACCCATCGGTATATTGATTATCAATAGGCTAATGCTTAAAGGTTGGATAATTCAAGAGAAAAATGATTCTGATAAAAGAAGCAAAATTATCAGTATTACGAATGAAGGAATTGAGGCATTGGAAAATCAAATGATTAAGATTCGTCAAGCTACAAATATCGTTAGTGGCGATTTATCCGAAAAAGAGAAAACTGAGCTAATCAGGTTATTGAGTAAATTAAATGATTTCCATCTTCCTATTTACGAAAAAAATATCGATTCAAGTCAACTACTAGAAGTCGGATTAAGTAGCAGCCTAAAAAAATAATATAAATAAACTATGCCATTACGTCAACTTCGATTCGAAAAGAAAAATATGCATGTAACTTACAACCTCAATAAATTATGAGAAAAAAAATAGCCATTATAGGTTCTGGATTTTCTGGTTTATCAGCTGCTGCTTACGCAGCGAAATTTGGATGTGAGGTTCATGTTTTTGAGCAACACAGTCAACCTGGAGGTAGAGCAAGGCAGTTTTCAACGAATCAAGGTTACGTTTTCGACATGGGACCAAGTTGGTATTGGATGCCGGATATCATAGAAAGCTTCTTTACAGATTTTGAATTTAAAGCTGCCGATTTTTATCGTTTAGAATCGTTAGACCCGCAATTCGAAATGATTTTTTCAGATGATAAAATCAATATTCCAAAAGATTTTGATGACTTGAAATCATTATTTGAAGAAATAGAAAGCGGTGCCGGATTGCACTTGGAAAAATTCATGACTTCCGCAAAGTTTAAATACGAAGTCGGCATGAAAGAATTTGTAAATAAACCGTCTTATAGCTGGCTAGAATTTGCTTCTTACAAAATTGCAAAAAGCTCTCTTAAATTGGATTTGCTGTCCAATTTTAAAGACTACGTCGGCAAGTATTTTAAAAACGATAAACTGCGCACGTTGATGGAGTTTCCTGTTATATTCTTGGGGGCTTCACCTGACAAGATACCAGCTTTATATAGCTTAATGAATTATGGAGGCTATGGCTTAGGCACACATTATCCTATGGGTGGTTTTTATCAAGTTGTTTTAGCCATGAAGAAAGTTGCAGAGATACAAGGTGCAGTTTTTCATTTCAATCATACGGTTGAGAAAATAAACGTGCAAAAAGACAAGGTGACCTCCCTCATGATCAACGGAGAGTTACATGATTTTGATGCCGTAGTTGCCTCTTCCGACTATCATCATTCAGAATCGCTTTTGCCAGAAGAATTTCGAAATTATAATGAAGAATATTGGAAATCTCGAACATTTGCTCCCTCCTGTCTGATTTATTATTTGGGGATTAGCGAACAAATAACAAAACTAAAGCACCATACTCTATTTTTCGAAAATGATTTAGATGAGCATATCAGATCAATTTATAAAGAAAAGAAATGGCCTGAAAAACCCCTATTTTATGCATGTTGCCCATCTAAAAGCGATCCAAGTGTTGCTCCAAAAGGTAAAGAGAATTTGTTCCTATTAATGCCTTTAGCGATAAACATCAACGATGATGAAGCTACCAGAGAACGATACTTAAAGGACATGTTGAATCGGTTAGAGCGACATACCGGAGTAAGTGATTTAATCTCAAAAATCGAATATAAAAAAAGCTATTGTGTTAAGGATTTTATGGCAGATTATAATGCGTATGGTGGCAACGCCTACGGATTAGCCAATACGCTCAAACAAACAGCGGTTTTGAAACCTAAAATCAAAAATAAAAAGCTCAACAATTTATTTTACACGGGGCAATTAACTGTCCCTGGTCCTGGCGTACCCCCAGCGATTATTTCCGGAAGAATAGTTGCTAACGAAATTATAAAACTAAATCTCAAAACTATATGAAACAATTATTTGATGAACTTTCTTACTCCGTAAGCGAAATAATTACGAAAAAATATAGTACAAGTTTTTCTTTAGGAATCTTAGCGCTAAAACCTAGTATAAGACCAGCTATTTATGCTATTTATGGATATGTTCGTTTAGCAGATGAAATTGTCGACAGCTTCCATGGATACGACAAAGAAAAACTTTTAAAAAGGCTAAGGATAGAGACTGAAAATGCAATAAATGAACGAATATCTATCAATCCTATCTTGAATTCCTTTCAAGAAATTGTAAATCGATATGAAATAGATAAGAAATTGATTGAACAATTTTTACATAGCATGGAAATGGATTTAAAGAACATTGATTACAGCACTGAATTGTTCAAAGAATATATTTTTGGCTCCGCGGAAGTCGTTGGTTTGATGTGCTTACAAGTATTTACTGAAGGAAATAAAGAGAAATATGAAGAACTTAAACCATATGCAATGAAGCTAGGTTCTGCATTTCAAAAGATCAATTTTTTAAGAGATTTAAAGGATGACTATCATATTTTAGGAAGAACCTATTTCCCGAATATTGACATGAAAGTATTTGATAATCAAGTAAAACATCAAATTGAAAGAGAAACCGAAGAGGAATTCAAAGAAGCCTTAGTTGGGATTAAAAAGCTTCCCAATTCCGCGATGTTTGGTGTCTATTTAGCTTATAAATACTATTTATCGCTATTACATAAAATAAAAAGAAAGTCCTCAAAGGAAATTCTCAACAATCGAATACAGGTACCCAATTCAATAAAAGCCTATGTTGCCTTTAAAAGTTATGTAAGATATAAAACAGCTAATCTATAATCATGACCTGGAATACTTTAATTGTAGTCGCTTGCATATTTTTAAATTTGAATGCCAGTTTAACGAGTTTAGATTCGATAAGAAGCAACTTTAAAAAAGTCGTTGAAGATAAGGATCTATGTAAGAAAATGATTGATAAGCTGAGTGAAAACTATGTAAATCTTCCGATTCGACAAGCCTATTTAGGTGGATATCAAACTATTTGGGCAAATCATACTTTTAGTCCTATAAGTAAACTAAAAACCTTTAAAACCGGGAAGAAAAACATAGAACTTGCGATTGAAAAAGCGCCCAGTAATGCAGAAATAAGATTTATCAGACTTTCTATTCAAAAGAATACACCTGCATTTTTGGGCTACCAAACTAATATCAAAGAGGATTCAGATTTTATTAAGAAAAACAAACATCAGATTACCTCAATGACGCTGTTAAAAGATATAGAAGCAATTTTAAATCGATAATTTAAAAGATATGAATCTATTAATTACATTATCAGTATTTATTTTAATGGAGGGTGCGACTTGGCTGATCCATAAATATATTATGCATGGATTCTTATGGGTACTACACAAAGATCACCATGATCACAGTAATAAAACTGCTCTTGAAAAGAACGATTACTTCTTTATCATTTTTGCTATACCAACCATATTATTGATGTATTTTGGATCTCTTAGAGATTACAACTACTTATTTTTTATTGGCTTAGGAATCATGCTCTACGGAATGGCCTATTTTTTTGTTCACGACCTATTCATACATCAGCGCTTAAAGTGTTTCTCGCGCACAAATAACCCTTATTTTCTTGCCCTTCGTCGCGCTCATAAACAACATCATAAATACTTAACTAAGGAAGATGGTGAATGTTTTGGCTTTCTCTATGTACCGCTCAAATATTTTAAATTCTATTTCATCAATCAGAAAAAATGATCGCTTACACCTACATACTTGTATTATTTTTTACGGTTATCATCTGTTTCTTAGCGTCCTTCGATAAGAGAATCAGATTCAATGAATACTTTCGTCCATTTATTCTAGCTGCACTAATTACAGCGGTGCCATTTATTGCTTGGGACATTTGGTTTACAAGTAAAGGAGTTTGGTGGTTTAATAAGACTTATACTCTTGGTTTTCAAGTCGCAGAATTACCAATTGAAGAATGGTTATTTTTTATCTGTATTCCTTTTTCCTGCGTATTCACATACTTCTGTATAGACAAATTCTTCAAATTAGACTGGCTATCGGGATTCAACAATTTAATTGCATTCATTACAGTAATTACTTGTTCATTAGCCGCTCTATTGCACTATGATAAAATTTACACTTTAGTAACAGCACTTGTAACCCTATTTAGTATTATCTATCTTCATTTTGTAGTACGTGTAATTTGGATAGCTAAAGCCTCCCTAGTTTATAGCATTCTAATGTTAGGTTTTTTCCCTGTAAATGGCATACTGACAGGAACGGCATTAAACGCTCCGATCGTAAATTATAATCCTGGAGATTTTCTCGGCATACGCATAGGTACTATTCCAATTGAAGATGCAGTTTATGGGTACGCGCAATTTATACTAGTACTCTACTTTTTCATGATATTTAAGTTAAAACAGGAGAAAAAGTCAACGGCACTTTCTAAATAATCTGTGCTTCCATAACAATGTATAGACGACATATTTATGCTTCGCTTTACTTATAATAGTTTTTATAATCCAACTCCAATACTGAAACTTTAGTTTCTTTCAACATGCAATTCAGTGATAGTTTTATGTACGATAGCCAAGCAAAATGTACTTGGTTAAATATTCTGTTAATTATCTGGTCTTTTGAATACGAAATTGCTACAACAAGAGCTATCCTGCTAAATATTTTCCTGGAATCATTCACTGGTATTTACTAAAGAGCAATTAGCTTCGAGGCATGCATTCTCTACTCATTTATTGATTAAAAAAAAAGATCAGAGATCTCAATCTGTTCGTGAAGAAATTATAATCATGTTTATCATAGAAACTAATCCTATTTGTCAGTTGTCTGCAAGCACTAGCTAAAAAATTTTCGTTGAAATACGCGGTGAAGCATGCTACCTCGTTCATTTCTAATAGGATATTCGATATAAGTTTCAATACCGATCAACAATAAAATGATAAATTAAGTAAATGAATTTTTAGGTCATCGATTCAATTAGTTCACTTAACAGTTCCTTTAAGTTTATCGTCGCGTAAGTAGATTCCTGATCAGAATATGCGTATGGTAATATTAACTCTCCATTGTGGATGATCTGGCCACATGAGTAAACAACATTCGGTACGTATCCATTACGTTCTTCTTCATTTGCCCAGAGCAAAGGTCTTTTTAATTTGCCAATAACGTGTGTTGGATTGTCCAAGTCGAGCAACATTGCGCCAATCGCATACTCACGCATAGGTCCAACAGAATGTGTAATAACCAACCATCCTTCAGAAGTCTCTATAGGTGATCCGCAATTACCTACTTGAATAAATTCCCAAGGAAACTCTGGTTCAGCAATTAAGGTAATATCTGAATGCCAATCCGTGACAGATTTAGAAAAAACGATATAACTATTTTCTCCATCAACACGACAAAGCATCGCATAGCTGCCGTTAATCTTCCTAGGGAACAATGCGGCACCTTTGTTTACTATTTTGCCATTTAGCGGCTGCACTTTGAAATGAACAAAATCCTTAGTCGATAAGAGTTTAGGCAAAACGGAATGTCCATCATACGCCGTGTACGTCGCGTAGTATGTCACAGTTCCTTTTTCAGAAACGAAGCGCACAAAACGAGCATCTTCAATTCCATTCTTTTCAGTGTCGCTTATAGGAAAAATAACCCGCTCAGAGATTAAAGTGTCATGTGAATACGCAATCTCGTAATGAGATGAAGCAAGCCAAAGCATTTGTTGCATTAAAATATTTGCCTCGTGATTTAGATCTTCTTCAGCCTTAATCTCCCTTACAAATCGTTGGAGCTCATCATAAGTAAAACTATTTGTTAATTTAACATCAACGATTTTATAAAAGTAGTCATCAGCCTGTTGTAATTCTCGCAGTTTATTCAAAAAATCGTCTTTCTTATATATGTGGTTCTTGATTTGCTTAGGCTTATCCAACAATGTCCCTACGGCGTCAATATGAATGTCGTTATGATTATCGATAAGTGCTGAGCAAAAAACAATAGATGAGAGATGGCCTTCTCCAACTGCACGAAAACTCAAAATAATCCTCTTCTCCCCTTCTAAAGTTTGCGATTGGTCAGGAGAAATTACAATTGAAGGGTTAAAATAGGCTGCGGCTTCGATAGAATATTCCATGGTGAAAAATGAACCTATCAGCATGCGATCGTCTTCTGAAAGCTGCTGCACTTGAATATTTAACACCTTCAATGCCGATTCAGCCACTAAAAAATTACGTTCTAAAATATTCAAGATGCTCCGATGCCGACCAGCGTAGTTTCGTAGTATTTGCGTAATCAAACCCACCTTTTGAGCGGAACTCATCTTCAAAACGCGCTGAACGATCTTAATCGTGCGCTCTTGAGACAGGACAAACTTTCGCGCCAAGACACGATCTAACTTCGGTTTAAAGAATATATTTTTACGATTTACAACAATCCCCATGTCTAATGTCTTAGGAAAACAACTTAACAACAGATATCTTCGACTGATGTTTGACACTTTCTAAATACTTTCCCGCAAGGGAGAACAATTTAGCCCTTTCAGTTGTTATAATAGCGAGTCGCACCGACATTTCACTAATAGATCAATCGAATGAAAATATTAATTATCAGCAGCTACTTGCCGCGAAAATGTGGTATCGCCACCTTTAGTCATGATTTATACAAGTCTTTGGCCGCTCAAGGTGTAGATGTTAGTATTTTAGCAGTTTCGAATGGTACGGAAAAGAGTTTTCCAAAAGAAGTCAAATATAAGTTTTTATTTGATCTTCCGAGTGAATACTTACGAGCGGCAGAATGGATTGCTACTCAGAATTATGATTGTTGTATATTACAACACGAGTTTGGGTTATTCGCTGGAGAAGCGGGCAAATATATTCTCGATCTACTCAGAAAAATTCAAATTCCCGTGATTTCTAATCTACATACCGTATTGGAGAACCCTAGTGCTTCTGAACGTGAAGTAATTGAAAATTGCTCAAAATTATCTACTCTTATCACTGTAATGACAACACGTGCCGTTAATGTCTTGTTGCAAAACTACGGTATTCCCAAAGCGAAAGTTCGACACATTCCGCACGGCGTTCCGGACTTCCAAATAAGTGCAGAAGATGCTAGAGAAGTGCTGGGCCTCGAAGGCAAAATTGTAATGCTGTCCTTTGGCCTACTTGGAAGAAGTAAAGGTTATGAAGTGGCTATCGACGCAGTGTCTCAGATAAAAGAAGAAAATTTCATATATATCATATTGGGTACAACACATCCAAATGTATATCTGCAAGAGGGTGATTCCTATAAACAAGAATTAATACAACGTGCTGCAAGTCACAAGCTAACTGGCAAAGTGCGCTTCGTAGACAAATTTGCCAGTGATACTTTGTTGCAAACTTACTTAAAGGCATGTGATATTTACGTAACTCCTTACCCAGATGCGAATCAAATGAGCAGTGGAACACTTTCCTTTGCCTTAGGTGCAGGTGCGGCCGTCATTTCAACCCCTTATGCTTATGCTAAAGATTTGCTAGCGCAAGGACGCGGATGCTTCTTTGATTTCAATGATTCCGATGGTCTTGCCTACTGTATAAAAAGCTTAATTAACAACTCATTGCTGATGAATAGCTACCGTAACAAGGCATTAGTTTACGGCAAAAAGATGTCATGGTCCAATGTGGGAAAACAGCAATTGATGCTAGTTAAAGAAGTTGTCGCAGGAACAAATTCGCTGTCTCAAATGCCTCGCAAAAATCGAATCAGAAAAACTATAGTACTAGCAAACGTTCAAAATAGGAGTCGAATTGGAAGTTAATGGACAAGGAGCCAACGATCGAAAGCTCGAAAGACAAATTGAAAAATTTATAAAAGAAGAAAAGTTTGATCTAACTTATATTCATCGCCTAAGTAATGGTATTGGAATATTTCAACACGCGATTTATCAGATTCCCAATTATCATCACGGTTATTGTTTAGACGATGTGAGTCGAGCGTTATATCTCTTAGCATTGTCTAACAGATCATGGGACAAATTGTTAGAGGAATCGTTATTTCGTACCTATTTATCGTTCATTCAATATGCACAAACCGAGGAGGGAATTTTTCGAAATTTTATGAATTTTGAAAATCAA encodes:
- a CDS encoding sterol desaturase family protein translates to MNLLITLSVFILMEGATWLIHKYIMHGFLWVLHKDHHDHSNKTALEKNDYFFIIFAIPTILLMYFGSLRDYNYLFFIGLGIMLYGMAYFFVHDLFIHQRLKCFSRTNNPYFLALRRAHKQHHKYLTKEDGECFGFLYVPLKYFKFYFINQKK
- a CDS encoding lycopene cyclase domain-containing protein, with translation MIAYTYILVLFFTVIICFLASFDKRIRFNEYFRPFILAALITAVPFIAWDIWFTSKGVWWFNKTYTLGFQVAELPIEEWLFFICIPFSCVFTYFCIDKFFKLDWLSGFNNLIAFITVITCSLAALLHYDKIYTLVTALVTLFSIIYLHFVVRVIWIAKASLVYSILMLGFFPVNGILTGTALNAPIVNYNPGDFLGIRIGTIPIEDAVYGYAQFILVLYFFMIFKLKQEKKSTALSK
- a CDS encoding glycoside hydrolase family 130 protein, which codes for MGIVVNRKNIFFKPKLDRVLARKFVLSQERTIKIVQRVLKMSSAQKVGLITQILRNYAGRHRSILNILERNFLVAESALKVLNIQVQQLSEDDRMLIGSFFTMEYSIEAAAYFNPSIVISPDQSQTLEGEKRIILSFRAVGEGHLSSIVFCSALIDNHNDIHIDAVGTLLDKPKQIKNHIYKKDDFLNKLRELQQADDYFYKIVDVKLTNSFTYDELQRFVREIKAEEDLNHEANILMQQMLWLASSHYEIAYSHDTLISERVIFPISDTEKNGIEDARFVRFVSEKGTVTYYATYTAYDGHSVLPKLLSTKDFVHFKVQPLNGKIVNKGAALFPRKINGSYAMLCRVDGENSYIVFSKSVTDWHSDITLIAEPEFPWEFIQVGNCGSPIETSEGWLVITHSVGPMREYAIGAMLLDLDNPTHVIGKLKRPLLWANEEERNGYVPNVVYSCGQIIHNGELILPYAYSDQESTYATINLKELLSELIESMT
- a CDS encoding glycosyltransferase; translated protein: MPRKCGIATFSHDLYKSLAAQGVDVSILAVSNGTEKSFPKEVKYKFLFDLPSEYLRAAEWIATQNYDCCILQHEFGLFAGEAGKYILDLLRKIQIPVISNLHTVLENPSASEREVIENCSKLSTLITVMTTRAVNVLLQNYGIPKAKVRHIPHGVPDFQISAEDAREVLGLEGKIVMLSFGLLGRSKGYEVAIDAVSQIKEENFIYIILGTTHPNVYLQEGDSYKQELIQRAASHKLTGKVRFVDKFASDTLLQTYLKACDIYVTPYPDANQMSSGTLSFALGAGAAVISTPYAYAKDLLAQGRGCFFDFNDSDGLAYCIKSLINNSLLMNSYRNKALVYGKKMSWSNVGKQQLMLVKEVVAGTNSLSQMPRKNRIRKTIVLANVQNRSRIGS